A single region of the Pseudalkalibacillus berkeleyi genome encodes:
- a CDS encoding SLC13 family permease, with product MQHTFIQSMWTALWKWHHQAKDLMMLSSSQSGSTDETEKTKQNAPNNTDPGPSYGKQKGIGLVLGPILFAATLLFFNPEGLSQQGLAILASTIWIATWWITEAIPIPATSLLPLILFPITGGLDGDTTASSYGDNTIFLFMGGFLIALAMQKWNLHKRIALAIISAIGTSTERIILGFMVSTGFLSMWISNTATSMMMVPIGMAVIYQVSEQLNKDGKEEVDVKKFNFGKAIMLGIAYGASIGGLATLIGTPPNTIFAAVVEQTYGIEISFARWMMFGVPIVIVMLFGTWYYLVKFAFPMKIRELPGGKEVIRNEKKSLGKMGTEEKIILTVFTLTAFAWISRSFLLANWIPNINDTIIAMTAAILLFLIPSVSKKGDFLLDWNTAKGLPWGILLLFGAGLAIAAGFKQSGLAKWIGSQLTILEGINLFLILAIVVALVIFLTEITSNTATATMMFPIMASLASAISVHPYALMIGAGLAASCAFMLPVATPPNAVVFGSGYLRIPDMMRAGFWLNIASIVIVTIAIYFYLPIVWGIDLTTFPDAFNK from the coding sequence ATGCAACATACATTCATACAGTCAATGTGGACAGCTTTGTGGAAGTGGCATCATCAAGCAAAGGACTTAATGATGCTATCCTCATCACAATCAGGCTCTACCGACGAAACAGAGAAAACGAAGCAGAATGCGCCAAACAACACGGATCCAGGACCTTCGTATGGGAAGCAGAAAGGAATCGGCCTTGTACTTGGTCCAATTCTTTTTGCAGCAACGCTCTTATTTTTCAATCCTGAAGGTTTATCTCAACAAGGCTTAGCGATTCTTGCAAGTACGATCTGGATTGCAACGTGGTGGATTACAGAAGCCATTCCAATTCCAGCTACTTCTTTACTGCCTTTAATTTTATTTCCGATCACTGGCGGTTTAGATGGAGATACAACCGCATCGTCTTATGGCGATAATACGATCTTCTTATTCATGGGCGGCTTTTTGATAGCGCTCGCCATGCAAAAATGGAACCTACACAAGCGGATTGCGTTAGCGATTATTTCAGCAATCGGTACGAGTACAGAACGAATTATTTTAGGATTCATGGTTTCCACTGGGTTTCTCTCCATGTGGATTTCGAACACAGCCACATCCATGATGATGGTTCCGATTGGTATGGCCGTGATTTATCAAGTTTCTGAACAACTGAATAAAGACGGTAAAGAAGAAGTTGACGTTAAAAAGTTCAATTTCGGAAAAGCGATCATGCTCGGAATTGCTTATGGTGCCTCAATCGGTGGGTTAGCAACCTTAATCGGCACACCTCCGAACACAATCTTTGCGGCTGTTGTTGAACAAACATATGGAATTGAAATCTCATTTGCGAGATGGATGATGTTTGGTGTGCCGATCGTGATTGTCATGCTATTTGGTACTTGGTATTATCTTGTTAAGTTTGCGTTCCCTATGAAAATTCGTGAACTTCCTGGTGGGAAGGAAGTGATAAGAAATGAGAAGAAATCGCTCGGAAAGATGGGAACGGAAGAAAAAATCATTCTCACTGTTTTTACATTAACAGCTTTCGCTTGGATTTCACGCTCATTCTTACTTGCAAATTGGATTCCAAATATCAACGATACGATTATCGCAATGACAGCAGCAATCTTACTGTTCCTCATCCCGTCTGTGAGTAAAAAAGGGGACTTCTTACTAGACTGGAATACAGCAAAAGGATTACCGTGGGGCATTCTACTTCTGTTCGGTGCAGGACTAGCGATTGCCGCAGGCTTTAAACAATCAGGACTTGCCAAATGGATCGGTAGTCAGCTTACCATTCTAGAAGGCATTAATTTGTTCTTAATCTTAGCGATCGTAGTTGCGCTCGTTATTTTCTTAACGGAAATTACGTCCAATACAGCAACTGCAACAATGATGTTTCCAATTATGGCATCGCTCGCATCTGCGATTTCTGTTCACCCTTATGCATTGATGATTGGAGCAGGACTAGCAGCTAGCTGTGCATTTATGCTGCCAGTTGCAACACCTCCGAACGCAGTCGTATTCGGTTCAGGATACTTGAGAATACCAGATATGATGCGCGCAGGATTTTGGCTGAATATCGCCTCAATTGTCATTGTAACGATTGCGATTTATTTTTACTTACCAATCGTTTGGGGAATCGATTTGACGACATTTCCTGATGCATTTAATAAATAA
- a CDS encoding iron-containing alcohol dehydrogenase: MDNFEFRNPTKLIFGKGQIEALEKEIPQYGKNVLVVYGGGSIKKNGLYDQVMEKLSAIEANVSELAGVEPNPRLTTVRKGVELVRENNVDFLLAVGGGSVIDCTKAIAAGAKYEGDVWDLITKKADVKDTLPFGTILTLAATGSEMNSGSVITNWETNEKYGWGSPLNFPKFSILDPVNTMTVPRDQTVYGIVDMMSHVLESYFHAATNTKLQERMAEAILLTVMDTAPKLLENLESYEHRETILYSGTMALNGILQMGARGDWATHNIEHAVSAVHDIPHAGGLAILFPNWMKHNIDATETKLKQLAVRVFGVDPTGKSDRDLALTAIDKISEFWTSLGAPTRLADYDIDDSKLDLMADRAMKRGPFGNFQTQQNEDVAKILQMSL; encoded by the coding sequence ATGGATAATTTTGAATTTAGAAATCCAACGAAATTGATTTTCGGTAAAGGACAAATAGAAGCACTTGAAAAGGAAATTCCTCAATACGGCAAGAATGTACTCGTTGTTTATGGTGGCGGAAGCATTAAGAAAAACGGACTGTATGATCAAGTTATGGAGAAGTTATCTGCAATAGAAGCGAATGTCTCTGAATTAGCAGGTGTTGAACCTAATCCTAGACTGACAACAGTGCGCAAAGGCGTTGAGTTAGTCCGAGAAAATAACGTTGACTTCTTACTAGCTGTCGGCGGAGGAAGTGTAATTGATTGTACAAAAGCCATCGCAGCCGGCGCAAAATACGAAGGGGATGTTTGGGACCTCATAACGAAAAAAGCTGACGTGAAGGACACGTTACCATTTGGTACAATTCTCACATTAGCGGCTACTGGCTCAGAGATGAACTCTGGATCGGTTATTACAAACTGGGAGACGAATGAGAAATATGGCTGGGGTAGTCCGCTAAACTTCCCTAAATTCTCAATATTAGATCCAGTTAACACAATGACTGTACCGAGAGATCAAACGGTTTATGGAATCGTAGACATGATGTCTCATGTACTTGAATCTTATTTCCATGCGGCTACCAATACGAAGCTACAAGAACGTATGGCCGAAGCGATTTTGTTAACTGTTATGGATACTGCACCTAAGTTATTAGAAAACCTTGAAAGCTACGAGCATCGTGAAACCATTCTTTACAGTGGAACGATGGCATTAAATGGTATCCTTCAAATGGGTGCACGGGGAGACTGGGCGACGCACAACATCGAGCACGCGGTATCTGCCGTACATGATATCCCGCATGCTGGTGGGCTCGCTATCTTATTCCCGAATTGGATGAAACACAATATTGATGCAACTGAAACGAAGTTAAAGCAACTGGCAGTTCGCGTGTTTGGTGTTGATCCAACAGGGAAGTCTGATCGCGATCTAGCGCTTACCGCTATCGATAAGATCTCTGAATTTTGGACGTCACTTGGAGCACCAACACGTCTAGCTGATTATGACATCGACGATTCTAAGCTCGATTTAATGGCAGATCGCGCAATGAAAAGAGGACCATTTGGTAACTTCCAAACACAACAAAACGAAGATGTAGCGAAAATCTTGCAAATGTCTCTATAA
- a CDS encoding DUF378 domain-containing protein translates to MSAIQRTALVLVIIGAINWGLIGFFQFDLVAAIFGGQNAALARIVYGLVGLSGLYCLTLVFRPSEEFNTEDRSELT, encoded by the coding sequence ATGAGTGCTATTCAACGTACAGCTTTAGTGTTAGTGATTATCGGTGCCATTAACTGGGGTCTTATCGGCTTTTTTCAATTCGATCTAGTAGCAGCAATCTTTGGTGGTCAAAATGCTGCATTAGCACGAATCGTATACGGATTAGTTGGGCTAAGTGGTTTATACTGTCTAACACTAGTGTTCAGACCGTCTGAAGAGTTCAATACAGAAGACCGTAGTGAATTAACTTAA
- the yugI gene encoding S1 domain-containing post-transcriptional regulator GSP13 — translation MKYEVGSTVEGKVTGIKPFGAFVALDDQHQGLVHISEVSHDYVKDINDHLSVGDKVEVKVMNVEENSGKISLSIRKTQAAPEPKPQPQRPRRKRPVQNESTQGFNTLEDKLKGWLKESNDRQAQLNKRLKK, via the coding sequence ATGAAATACGAAGTTGGAAGTACAGTTGAGGGGAAAGTCACGGGAATCAAACCGTTCGGTGCGTTTGTTGCCCTGGATGACCAACATCAAGGTCTAGTTCATATTTCCGAGGTTTCTCACGATTACGTGAAAGATATAAATGATCACCTTTCTGTTGGAGATAAAGTTGAAGTTAAAGTAATGAACGTTGAAGAAAACAGTGGTAAGATTTCCCTTTCTATCCGCAAAACACAAGCTGCACCTGAGCCTAAGCCGCAGCCACAACGTCCTCGTCGTAAGCGCCCAGTGCAAAACGAGAGCACACAAGGATTCAACACACTTGAAGACAAGTTGAAGGGCTGGTTGAAAGAATCGAACGATCGCCAAGCTCAATTAAACAAGCGTCTTAAGAAATAA
- the asnB gene encoding asparagine synthase (glutamine-hydrolyzing) — protein MCGFVGYVSDISLLPDEVEINQLQQMTDIINHRGPDDEGHFYDEYVRFGFRRLSIIDLESGHQPLSYEDDRYWIIFNGEIYNYVELRNELLEEGYVFKTNSDTEVILANFVRKGVESFKDLRGMFGFLIWDKETHTLTGARDPFGIKPFFYLEEEGLLYCASEKKSILTLRKENDVDPESLHHYLTYQFVPEPSTMSVGIKKLSPGHYFTKKPDEPMSIKSYWLPTFRSKAAPLNRIIEDIQQVMRDSVRVHMRSDVPVGSFLSGGIDSSAIVALAREVNPNIKTFTVGFEREGYSEIDVAVSTAASLNVENIHYIVQPEEFVNELPKIIWYMDDPVADPAAIPLYFVAREARKHVKVVLSGEGADELFGGYTIYNEPNSLRGYQSLPQGIRTWLRKLSNILPEGTKGKSFLERGSMTMEERYIGNAKMFTEKEKEQLLNKYNQDWHYQRVTQPLYDYARSYEDIHKMQYVDMHTWLRGDILVKADRMTMANSLELRVPFLDKEVFKVASQISSSDSVTNGTTKYALREAMKGIVPDSVLYRRKLGFPVPIRHWLKNELYEWAKDLITKSPTEQYLDKNMILGMLEVHRAGKLDYSRKIWTVITFMIWHQIYIENLYHFHEFQNLRQYEEAIEPYKIATS, from the coding sequence ATGTGTGGATTTGTCGGTTATGTCTCAGATATAAGTCTTTTACCTGATGAAGTTGAAATCAATCAACTACAACAGATGACAGATATCATTAACCATAGAGGACCAGATGATGAAGGTCATTTCTATGATGAATATGTTCGATTTGGCTTCCGCCGATTAAGTATTATTGACCTAGAAAGCGGACATCAACCACTGTCTTATGAAGATGACCGTTATTGGATCATCTTTAATGGTGAAATATATAACTATGTCGAGTTACGGAATGAACTCTTAGAAGAAGGATATGTGTTTAAAACGAATTCTGATACAGAAGTCATTTTAGCAAACTTTGTCCGAAAAGGTGTCGAATCTTTTAAAGATTTACGAGGGATGTTTGGTTTCCTCATATGGGATAAAGAAACGCATACACTTACCGGTGCACGTGACCCCTTTGGAATTAAGCCTTTTTTCTACCTTGAAGAAGAAGGCTTACTTTACTGTGCATCAGAAAAGAAATCGATTCTTACTTTAAGAAAAGAGAATGATGTAGACCCAGAATCTCTACATCACTACCTTACTTATCAATTCGTCCCAGAACCTTCTACCATGTCCGTAGGTATTAAAAAATTATCTCCAGGACATTATTTTACGAAAAAACCTGATGAGCCTATGTCCATCAAATCTTATTGGTTGCCTACATTTCGTTCAAAGGCGGCACCACTCAATCGTATAATAGAAGATATCCAACAAGTCATGAGGGACTCCGTAAGAGTACATATGCGTAGCGATGTTCCAGTAGGGAGTTTCTTATCAGGTGGAATCGACTCAAGTGCGATTGTAGCCCTCGCAAGAGAAGTAAATCCTAATATCAAAACCTTTACAGTTGGATTTGAACGGGAAGGCTATAGTGAAATTGATGTTGCTGTCTCTACAGCTGCATCCTTAAATGTCGAGAATATTCATTATATTGTTCAACCTGAAGAATTTGTTAACGAGTTACCAAAAATTATATGGTACATGGATGATCCCGTAGCAGACCCAGCTGCGATCCCTCTTTATTTTGTTGCACGTGAAGCTAGAAAGCATGTGAAGGTTGTCCTCTCAGGTGAAGGAGCAGATGAGTTGTTCGGGGGATACACAATCTACAACGAACCGAATTCTTTAAGAGGTTATCAATCTCTCCCTCAAGGCATTCGTACATGGCTAAGAAAGCTGTCAAATATACTTCCTGAAGGTACAAAAGGGAAAAGCTTTCTTGAGCGTGGTAGCATGACGATGGAAGAGCGTTACATCGGTAATGCTAAAATGTTTACTGAGAAAGAAAAAGAACAGCTGCTTAACAAATATAATCAAGATTGGCATTATCAAAGGGTAACCCAGCCATTGTACGACTATGCTCGTTCATACGAGGATATTCATAAAATGCAGTATGTGGATATGCATACGTGGTTAAGAGGAGATATCCTTGTAAAAGCTGATCGAATGACGATGGCAAACTCTCTAGAACTTAGGGTTCCGTTCTTAGATAAAGAAGTGTTTAAAGTTGCCTCTCAAATTTCGTCGTCTGATTCGGTAACAAACGGCACGACGAAGTATGCGTTACGTGAAGCAATGAAGGGGATCGTTCCAGACTCTGTTCTTTACCGTAGGAAACTCGGTTTTCCAGTTCCAATCAGACACTGGTTAAAGAATGAATTGTACGAATGGGCGAAAGATCTCATTACCAAAAGTCCTACAGAGCAATATTTGGATAAAAATATGATTTTAGGAATGTTAGAAGTTCATCGAGCAGGTAAACTAGATTACAGTCGCAAAATATGGACAGTTATTACATTTATGATATGGCATCAAATTTATATAGAGAATCTTTATCACTTTCATGAGTTTCAAAATCTCCGACAATATGAAGAAGCAATTGAGCCCTACAAAATTGCAACGAGTTAA
- a CDS encoding class II fumarate hydratase → MENYRIAKDTLGEVKVPRDAYYGAQTQRAVENFPISGQRLPKAFIRAQAIIKRSAAVANRDTGELEEKKANAIIEAAEEVMNGKLDDQFVVDAYQAGAGTSQNMNANEVIASRASELLGGERGDWTKVHPNDDVNMAQSTNDTIHVAINIAVAEQLNRQFYPSIERTIEALEKKADEFQPYIKSGRTHLQDAVPMRLGQSFEGYAQSLRNAYDAVKMAEPFLYEIGLGGNAVGTGINSHPEYSDRAIQAVAETTGLAFQQPKSRFSFMQNTGAAIRVSHALKEVAIHLIKVSSDFRLLSSGPRTGIAELTLPAVQPGSSIMPGKVNPVIPENLYMICSQVIGNDTAVSTAGIGSQLEINPMMPIIGYNVLQSITILSTGMETFTKRCINGIEPNEGRMSELMEKSLALATALNPKIGYEKAADVAKESFKTGKTVREIILDRGILSEEEADVLLKPENLV, encoded by the coding sequence ATGGAAAATTATCGTATAGCAAAAGATACTTTAGGCGAAGTGAAAGTTCCTCGTGATGCTTATTATGGTGCACAAACCCAAAGAGCGGTTGAAAATTTTCCGATTAGTGGACAAAGATTGCCAAAAGCATTTATAAGAGCCCAAGCCATCATCAAAAGGTCAGCAGCTGTCGCGAACAGAGATACAGGTGAGCTTGAAGAAAAGAAAGCAAATGCAATCATCGAAGCAGCTGAAGAAGTGATGAATGGGAAGTTGGATGACCAATTTGTCGTGGATGCCTATCAAGCAGGAGCAGGAACCTCGCAGAACATGAATGCAAATGAAGTCATTGCTTCCAGAGCGAGCGAACTATTAGGTGGAGAACGTGGTGATTGGACGAAGGTTCATCCGAATGATGATGTGAATATGGCACAATCCACAAATGACACGATTCATGTTGCGATCAACATAGCAGTGGCAGAACAATTAAACCGGCAATTCTATCCGTCCATTGAACGAACGATTGAGGCGCTCGAAAAGAAAGCTGATGAATTTCAGCCGTATATCAAATCAGGTAGAACACATTTACAAGATGCAGTCCCAATGCGCTTAGGCCAATCCTTTGAGGGTTATGCACAAAGTTTACGTAACGCGTATGACGCGGTGAAGATGGCCGAACCATTTCTTTATGAAATTGGATTAGGAGGAAATGCCGTAGGAACTGGTATTAACTCGCATCCGGAGTATAGCGATCGTGCCATTCAAGCTGTTGCTGAAACAACGGGATTAGCATTTCAGCAACCGAAAAGTCGATTTAGCTTCATGCAAAATACAGGAGCAGCAATTCGGGTAAGTCACGCTTTGAAAGAAGTGGCGATCCATCTAATTAAAGTGTCTAGTGATTTCAGGTTGCTGAGTTCAGGACCTAGAACCGGTATAGCGGAATTGACATTACCAGCAGTTCAACCAGGTTCTTCTATCATGCCAGGTAAAGTGAATCCAGTCATTCCAGAAAATCTGTATATGATTTGTTCACAAGTCATCGGGAACGATACCGCAGTATCTACAGCAGGTATTGGTAGCCAATTAGAAATAAATCCTATGATGCCGATTATCGGATATAATGTCCTTCAATCCATCACAATCTTGTCAACAGGTATGGAGACATTCACAAAAAGGTGTATTAATGGGATTGAACCGAATGAAGGTAGAATGAGTGAATTAATGGAAAAGAGTCTTGCACTAGCGACTGCATTGAATCCCAAAATCGGATATGAAAAGGCAGCAGATGTCGCTAAAGAAAGTTTTAAGACCGGTAAGACCGTGCGAGAAATCATTCTTGATCGAGGGATTTTGTCTGAAGAAGAAGCAGATGTATTACTCAAACCAGAAAATTTAGTGTAG
- a CDS encoding alpha/beta fold hydrolase, with the protein MVAMTMVPEVNTSKELLLQNTKLYYEHHPHSDTEAPTIIMIHGFLSSCFSFRKLIPELKKQFHIYAIDLPGFGRSEKSRTFFYSLKNYGQLVVDFIDHLQLKNPYIIGHSMGGQVAMHASRIAPEKIKKLILIGCSGYLKRPSPFVVRCSYLPFFVYVIKHWVSRKGVKDNLMTVVHNPALINEELINGYAQPFSDAETFHALIRVLRHREGDMSPEELKEVKVPVLLLWGRYDRIIPLPVGQRLVNDLPDAKLKVYDNAGHLLPEEIPMEISEEICSFLNFI; encoded by the coding sequence ATGGTAGCCATGACTATGGTTCCAGAAGTGAATACATCCAAGGAGTTATTGCTACAAAACACTAAGCTTTACTACGAGCACCACCCACATTCAGATACAGAAGCTCCGACGATCATTATGATTCATGGATTTCTAAGCTCTTGTTTCAGTTTCAGGAAACTCATACCTGAGTTGAAGAAACAATTCCACATTTACGCAATAGACTTACCAGGATTCGGTCGTAGCGAAAAATCACGGACCTTCTTTTACTCCCTTAAAAATTATGGTCAATTAGTCGTTGATTTTATTGATCATTTACAGCTTAAAAATCCTTATATCATCGGTCACTCTATGGGAGGGCAAGTTGCAATGCACGCCTCTCGAATTGCACCTGAAAAAATCAAAAAATTAATTCTGATTGGCTGTTCTGGATATTTGAAAAGACCGAGTCCTTTTGTGGTTCGATGTTCCTATCTTCCTTTTTTCGTATATGTCATTAAACATTGGGTAAGCAGAAAAGGTGTGAAGGACAATTTAATGACAGTCGTTCACAATCCCGCTTTAATTAATGAAGAGTTAATAAATGGATATGCTCAGCCCTTCTCAGATGCGGAGACGTTTCATGCTCTAATTAGAGTTTTGCGACACCGAGAAGGGGATATGTCACCTGAAGAATTAAAAGAGGTTAAAGTTCCTGTACTATTGCTATGGGGCAGATATGACCGAATCATTCCACTTCCTGTCGGACAAAGACTAGTGAATGATTTACCTGATGCAAAGCTTAAAGTATATGATAATGCTGGTCATTTATTGCCTGAAGAAATACCGATGGAAATAAGTGAAGAAATCTGTTCGTTCCTTAATTTCATTTAA
- a CDS encoding CapA family protein, whose protein sequence is MKKVSIISFFVVITSLIFVLFINDQMLPNSEFTNETQPSPKAENNQTEKTEPPPIKEPKEVTTYASLMAVGDILIHARVYNVAAIGSQQYDFKPMLENVKPFLEKGDITIANQETMIGGSALGVSTYPRFNSPYEVGNALKDAGVDLVTIANNHTLDRGEKAIMNALDHWDSIGMAYTGSYRSEEDRSDLRLLEKNGIEFSFLSYTYGTNGIPVPESKPYLVNLIDADQIKTEVEKAKKLSDVVVLSLHFGNEYERLPNEQQKFLANEAASAGADIIIGHHPHVLQPPEWITWPDGKKTFVIYSLGNFLSGQRGNYKDIGGIVKIGVQKVVKGEQETITVQDPAFLPTWVDRSYLIHPMYQLKDKQNHYNEIKQHMSQWMPEIEFIESP, encoded by the coding sequence ATGAAAAAAGTCTCAATTATCTCTTTCTTTGTCGTGATTACCAGTCTTATTTTTGTGCTTTTTATAAATGATCAAATGTTACCTAATAGTGAATTTACTAACGAAACCCAGCCTAGTCCAAAGGCTGAAAACAATCAAACAGAGAAAACAGAACCACCACCCATTAAAGAGCCTAAAGAAGTGACTACTTACGCATCATTAATGGCAGTTGGCGATATTTTAATTCATGCTCGCGTTTATAATGTCGCTGCAATTGGTTCTCAGCAGTATGATTTTAAACCAATGCTTGAAAATGTAAAACCTTTTCTAGAAAAGGGTGACATCACGATTGCGAATCAAGAAACGATGATTGGCGGGAGTGCTTTAGGTGTTTCTACATACCCAAGATTCAATAGTCCTTATGAGGTAGGAAATGCGCTTAAGGATGCAGGTGTTGATCTCGTTACAATTGCCAACAACCATACACTTGATCGAGGAGAAAAAGCGATTATGAATGCACTTGATCACTGGGACTCAATCGGCATGGCATATACAGGGTCATACCGTTCTGAGGAGGATCGTTCAGATTTAAGGTTGCTAGAGAAAAACGGCATTGAGTTCTCATTCTTAAGCTACACGTATGGGACGAATGGCATCCCCGTTCCTGAATCCAAGCCTTATCTCGTCAATCTAATTGATGCCGATCAGATCAAAACGGAAGTCGAGAAAGCAAAAAAGCTTTCTGATGTCGTTGTTCTAAGCCTACATTTCGGTAATGAATATGAACGATTACCAAATGAACAACAAAAGTTTCTGGCTAATGAAGCAGCGTCGGCAGGTGCAGACATCATTATCGGCCACCATCCACACGTCTTACAACCACCTGAATGGATTACATGGCCTGATGGAAAGAAAACATTCGTCATTTATTCGCTCGGAAACTTCTTGTCCGGACAAAGAGGCAATTACAAGGATATCGGCGGTATTGTAAAAATAGGCGTACAGAAAGTTGTAAAAGGTGAGCAAGAGACGATAACTGTTCAAGATCCTGCCTTTTTACCAACTTGGGTCGATCGTAGTTACCTCATACACCCAATGTACCAATTGAAAGATAAACAAAACCATTACAATGAAATTAAACAACATATGTCACAGTGGATGCCAGAGATTGAATTCATTGAATCACCATAA
- a CDS encoding SRPBCC domain-containing protein: MIAEMVDELSTTFKALSHPIRRQILDTLIHGPKSTGDLNEKFPEVTRYAVMKHLGMLESANLITIRREGRVRLNYLNAVPLREIYNRWVNKYEDQDANSLLTLKEKVEQSIGRKDQMENGLKQDSFQIEQEITIHAPREKVYEALTSDIDQWWAYRLSGDKKSTLSFEPKVGGRFIETWGNGEGALWGVVSYVKAPEEIRMNGLLGMRGAVNSAYTYQLEEKGDDTVLKLSHHAYGLIDPEWRAGHDQGWQELLGKFLKEYVETGKRPE, translated from the coding sequence ATGATCGCAGAAATGGTCGATGAACTTTCAACCACCTTCAAAGCTTTAAGTCATCCGATTAGAAGACAAATATTGGATACCTTAATTCACGGGCCAAAGTCCACAGGTGATTTAAATGAGAAATTTCCTGAGGTCACAAGATACGCGGTTATGAAGCACCTTGGTATGCTCGAGAGTGCCAATTTAATAACGATTCGAAGAGAAGGCAGAGTTCGTTTGAATTACTTGAACGCTGTACCCTTAAGGGAGATCTACAACCGTTGGGTGAATAAGTACGAGGACCAAGACGCAAACTCTCTCTTAACGTTAAAAGAAAAAGTCGAACAATCAATTGGGAGGAAGGATCAAATGGAAAACGGATTGAAGCAAGATTCTTTTCAAATTGAACAAGAAATTACCATTCACGCGCCACGTGAAAAAGTATATGAAGCACTAACCAGTGATATCGATCAATGGTGGGCTTATCGTTTAAGTGGTGACAAGAAATCAACTCTAAGTTTCGAACCTAAGGTAGGCGGACGGTTTATTGAAACTTGGGGAAATGGAGAAGGTGCGCTTTGGGGAGTCGTTTCTTATGTGAAGGCACCTGAGGAAATTCGTATGAACGGACTGCTTGGTATGAGGGGAGCAGTAAATAGTGCTTACACTTATCAACTAGAAGAAAAAGGTGATGATACTGTATTGAAGCTATCCCACCATGCATACGGTTTAATTGACCCCGAGTGGCGAGCTGGCCACGATCAAGGGTGGCAAGAACTACTCGGAAAGTTTCTTAAAGAATACGTTGAAACAGGCAAAAGACCTGAATAA